The following is a genomic window from Deinococcus aerolatus.
CAGAACTTCGCCCGCCCCCGAGACCAGCAGCGAACCGAAGGGATCGTTACCGGTACGCAGGGCAGTCTCGGCCAGTTCGACGCAACGCGTCAGGTGCTGCCTGTCGTGGTCATTCATGGCCGTATTCCTCCCGTTCATTGCGGCGCGAATCGAGGGCGTGGTTGTTTCTCCCTGACCTTGAGGAGGACCAGACCGACTGCACCTCAGCTCAGCTTGGCCTTGAACTCCTCGTAGCCGAACTGCTTGACGCGTTCGTAGCTGCCGTCCAGGTGCAGGATGCCGATGTCGGGATGCTTGACGCCGTTGAAGAAGGTGGTCTTGACCATCGTGTAGTGGATCATGTCGTCGAACACCACGCGGTCGCCGGTCTTGAGCGGCTGATTGAACACGTACTCGCCCACCACGTCCCCGGCCAGGCAGGTGGTGCCGCCGATCAGGTAGGGGTGGCCGCCGCCGTAATCGTGGGCCTCGCGGTGTTCGTGCTCGGGGGGATCGCCCGCACCCAGGATGCGGGGGCGGTACGGCATTTCCAGCACGTCGGGCATGTGGGCGCTGACCGAGACGTCCAGCAGGGCCGCGTCCTTGACATTGTGCACCACGTCCAGCACTGAACTGACCAGCCACCCCGTCTGCCAGCCGAAGGCGCTGCCCGGCTCCAGAATCACGTCCACGTCCCACTTCTCGCGGAAGGCGCGGACCACCCGCACCAGCCGGGCAAGGTCGTAGCCCTCGCGGGTCATCAGGTGGCCGCCGCCGAAGTTGACCCACCGCATGCGGGGCAGAAACTCGCCGAAATTGCGCTCGACGACCTCCAGCGTGCGCTCCAGCGTGTCGCTGTCCTTCTCGCACAGGGTGTGAAAATGCAGTCCGTCGACGCCGTCCAGCAGGTCCGCCCGGAACTCGCGGCGGGTCACGCCCAGGCGTGAGAACGGCCCGGCGGGATTGTACAGGTCTGTCTCGACCTCGGCGTACTCGGGATTGATGCGGATGCCGACGTGAATGGTCTGGCCCCCGGCGCGGGCAGCCTGCACCTGCGCCTTAAACCGCTCCCACTGCGAGAAGGAATTGAAGACCAGATGGTCGGCCAGCGCCAGGATGCGGGGGAACTCCTCCTCGCTGTAGGCCGGGGCATAGACGTGGACCTCACCCTGCATCTCCTCGCGGGCCAGCAGGGCCTCGTTCAGGCTGCTGGCCGTGGCCCCGGAAATCCCGTATTCGCGCAGCAGAGGGAAGGTGCTCCACATCGAGAAGCCCTTGAATGCCACGATGATCCGCGCCCCACTCTGCTGCTGGACGTGCGAGATGAGGGCCAGATTGCGCCGCAGCCGTGACTCGTCCAGCACGAAGGCCGGGCTGGGAATGGCGGCCCAGTCGATGCTTTCGGTGGGGGTGACGGCAGGTGGCTGGAAGTCGGCGCTGTGAGGATCGGTGACGGTCATGCCCCGAAGTCTAGCGGGCGGGGGGGCGCCGAACCGCCACCGTCGACGCAGACCCTGGGAGCCAGGCGCGGGACGGGCAAGGACGGAGGCAGGTGGGGTCGGCTACCCGGCCACGAAGTGCAGCGTGCCTTCCGGCGCGTCTCCGCCGCGCACCAGGGTCGGAACCACCGTGCTGGTGCTGAGGCCCGAGGCAAAGCGCACATCCTCGCCCAGCCCCAGAGTGGTGAGGTAAAGGCCGTGATCGCTGCCGGCCAGGGCCTCGCCGGGGTCGCCGGCGCCGCGCCGCACGGTCAGGGCAATCCGCGCGCCGTCGTCCAGCGTGAACTCGCCCATTGCCAGCAGATACTCGGCCAGGACGCCTGCGGTGTAGACGTCCTCCAGCCCCACCCGGCCCTCTGTTCCGGCACAGACGATGGCAATGCCCTCGGTGACCAGGGCGCGGGCGCGGCGGGCGGCGGCGTGGGCGTTGGTCAGGGCGGCCAGCAGCACGTGCTTGCCACTTTGCGCGGCAATGTGGGCGGCCCCGGTGCCGTTGGTGGTGTTCATCACCACGGTCCTGCCGCCCAGGACCGGCGTATTGGCCCCGGCGGGGCTGTTGCCTAGGTCGAAGCCGGGAATCGGCAAACCGCCCCGCTCCCCGGCCAGCAGCAGGTGGTCCCGCGTGCCGCGCAGCGCCAGTGCCGCTTCCGGCGTGCTGGTCAGCAGCAGGGCCTGGGCGCCGCGCTCCAGGTACGTCACGGCGGTGGTGGTGGCGCGCAGGGCGTCGATGACCAGCACCACGTCCGGGTAGGACCCGTGTGGCAGCAGATCGACGCGCAGTTTCACGCGGCGCCTGACCTGTGGTTCATTTCAGGGCCTCGCGCAGACGCTCCAGACCCGCCTGGGCACCGTCCTTGCCGAACACCGCGCTACCCGACACCAGCACGCTGGCCCCGGCGCTGACCACTGCGCGGGCGTTGGTGGACGAGACGCCGCCGTCGACCTGCAGCTCGGCCTCGCTGCCGGACTCGTCCAGCCAGCGGCGCAGCGTGCGGATGCGCTCCAGGCTGCCGGGAATGAACTTCTGGCCCCCGAAACCGGGGTTGACGCTCATGACCAGCACCAGATCCACATCGGCCAGCAGGGGGCGCAGGGCTTCCAGCGGCGTGCCGGGATTCAGGGTGACGCCTGCGCGTTTGCCCAGTTCCCGGATCTGCTGCACGGCGCGGTGGATGTGCGGCGTGGACTCCACATGCACGGTCAGGCTGTCGGCCCCTGCGGCGGCGAAGTCTTTCAGGTAACGCTCGGGGCGCTCGATCATCAGGTGAACGTCCATCAGCAGGTTGCTGGCCCGGCGCGCCGCCGCCAGGATCGGCAGGCCAAAGCTGATGTTGGGCACAAAGGCCCCGTCCATCACGTCCACATGCGCCCAGTCCGCGCTGGCCACAGCCTGAAGTTCGTCCGCCAGGTGCGCGAAATCGCACGACAGGATGCTGGGGGCCAGCTTGACGCGGCGGGGGAGTTCGGCTTCGGCGCTCACACTGTGCAGTTTACGACATACGGGCAGAGACGGGGCTGTCCTGCGGAGCTACCGGGGGTGGGCGGGGACGTCGGTGCCGTCTCTGTTGTCGTCCGGGCGTCTGGGCGTGGGGGTGAGGCGCCAGCCTGCTACCGTGCCCCCATGTCATCTCTGACCCCGGCAGTCACCCCGGACTGGGCCTACGAGCGCGAACACTGGCGGCGCGGCTATTTCCGGGTGGCGGGCGTCGACGAGGCCGGGCGTGGGGCATGGGCCGGGCCGGTGACGGTGGCGGCGGTGATCCTGCCCGGCCTGACCACCGAGTATCCGTTCCGGGACAGTAAGCAATTGTCCGCGGCGCAGCGCGAGACCTTCGCCGCCGAGGTCCGGCGGGTGGCGCTGGCCTGGGCCGTGGAGCACGCCTGGCCCGACGAGATCGACCGGCTGAACATCCTGGGCGCGACGCACGCGGCGGCGCTGCGGGCGCTGGCGCGGCTGGACCCGCCGCCGCAGGCGCTGGTCACGGATTACCTGAAACTGCGGACCACCCTGCCGCTCAGCGCCCCGCCAAAGGCCGACGCCCTGAGCTACAGCGTGGCCGCCGCCAGCCTGCTGGCCAAAACAGAGCGCGACGCCGTGATGTGCGGGCTGGACCTGCAACACCCCGGGTACGGTTTTGCCGCCCACAAGGGGTACGGTGCACCGGCCCACCGGGCGGCGCTCCAGGAGCTGGGGGTGAGCCCCGTGCACCGCCGCAGCTTTGCGCCTATCCGGCGGCTCACCGAACGCGGTGAGGGTGGGCTGTGGCCGGTCAACCCGCCGGAGGGCTGAGCCGCGGCCTGCCCAGCTTCCTCATGTGCGGCCCGTATTCTGCGGCCATGCTGAAACGCGCCGTCTTGCCGCTGGCCCTGGGTCTGCCCCTCCTGATGGGGTCCTGCGCTCCGATCAACTCGCTGCTCGCCTCGCGTGACGGTGAGAAGGGACCGGTGCAGTTTGGGCCGCTGGCGGTGGGGCAGACCTGGACCCTCAGCGGCGTGGTGGATGGCCGCAACGTGGTCACCACCATCAACATTCCGGACCTGATGAACGTGCAGGGCAAGTTCGCGTCCTACAGCGCGCGGGACGAGTACACCGGCTTCAACGACAACCGCGCCGGATTCGCCGTAGCCAGCTACGACCCGGACCGCCGCAGCACCGAATTCCGCTGGGTGGGCGACGGGGGGACCGCTACCTTCGACAAGGTGGTGTACACCTGCCAGCTTGGAGGCGTGGTGGGCACCCCCCTGACCGGCACCCTGACCTACCAGCGCAACGGCCAGGTGGTGGCCAACGGCACCTGTGAGGCCAACCTCAGCGGTCAGGGTTAGGCATCCAGGTTCCAGCGGTAATCCTCTGACCAGGCCTCCCCGCGCCGCAGAAATGGTGCGGGCAGGCCCAGCACGCGCCCGCCTCCCTTGACGGCGGCGCGCACCAGCATCCGGGGGTCCAGCGCGGGGTAGAGGCCACGGGCGAAGGCCACTTCGTCCCGCACATCCAGGCCCTCGCCGCTGGCCACTGAATCGGTGCCCAGTGCGATGTCCACCCCGGCGGCGGCAAAGGCGGTCCAGGGGAATGTGCCGCATTCCAGGTGGTGGTTGCTGCGCGGGCAGCTGACCACCGCGCACCCGGCCCGCGCCACCCGTGCGATGTCGTCGGGCGTGACGTTCACCAGGTGGATCAGCGTGGGTTTTGCGGCCAGGACGCCCAGGTCGTCCAGGTAGCGCACCGGCGTCAGCCCCGGTTCCGGCTCGCGCCCGATCACCTCGGCAAAGGTCTCGGGCCAGAAGGGCAGCAGGCGGTGGTCCCACAGCGGCCCGGCGCCGGTGGCGAACAGTTCAGGCTCGCTGGGGTGCTCGGCCACGTGAATCTGCAGGGGCAGGCCCTCGCCCGCCGCGTAGTCCGTGACCAGCTTCATCAGGCGGT
Proteins encoded in this region:
- the nspC gene encoding carboxynorspermidine decarboxylase, whose product is MTVTDPHSADFQPPAVTPTESIDWAAIPSPAFVLDESRLRRNLALISHVQQQSGARIIVAFKGFSMWSTFPLLREYGISGATASSLNEALLAREEMQGEVHVYAPAYSEEEFPRILALADHLVFNSFSQWERFKAQVQAARAGGQTIHVGIRINPEYAEVETDLYNPAGPFSRLGVTRREFRADLLDGVDGLHFHTLCEKDSDTLERTLEVVERNFGEFLPRMRWVNFGGGHLMTREGYDLARLVRVVRAFREKWDVDVILEPGSAFGWQTGWLVSSVLDVVHNVKDAALLDVSVSAHMPDVLEMPYRPRILGAGDPPEHEHREAHDYGGGHPYLIGGTTCLAGDVVGEYVFNQPLKTGDRVVFDDMIHYTMVKTTFFNGVKHPDIGILHLDGSYERVKQFGYEEFKAKLS
- the rpe gene encoding ribulose-phosphate 3-epimerase, which gives rise to MSAEAELPRRVKLAPSILSCDFAHLADELQAVASADWAHVDVMDGAFVPNISFGLPILAAARRASNLLMDVHLMIERPERYLKDFAAAGADSLTVHVESTPHIHRAVQQIRELGKRAGVTLNPGTPLEALRPLLADVDLVLVMSVNPGFGGQKFIPGSLERIRTLRRWLDESGSEAELQVDGGVSSTNARAVVSAGASVLVSGSAVFGKDGAQAGLERLREALK
- a CDS encoding 2-phosphosulfolactate phosphatase, giving the protein MKLRVDLLPHGSYPDVVLVIDALRATTTAVTYLERGAQALLLTSTPEAALALRGTRDHLLLAGERGGLPIPGFDLGNSPAGANTPVLGGRTVVMNTTNGTGAAHIAAQSGKHVLLAALTNAHAAARRARALVTEGIAIVCAGTEGRVGLEDVYTAGVLAEYLLAMGEFTLDDGARIALTVRRGAGDPGEALAGSDHGLYLTTLGLGEDVRFASGLSTSTVVPTLVRGGDAPEGTLHFVAG
- a CDS encoding ribonuclease HII — protein: MSSLTPAVTPDWAYEREHWRRGYFRVAGVDEAGRGAWAGPVTVAAVILPGLTTEYPFRDSKQLSAAQRETFAAEVRRVALAWAVEHAWPDEIDRLNILGATHAAALRALARLDPPPQALVTDYLKLRTTLPLSAPPKADALSYSVAAASLLAKTERDAVMCGLDLQHPGYGFAAHKGYGAPAHRAALQELGVSPVHRRSFAPIRRLTERGEGGLWPVNPPEG
- a CDS encoding amidohydrolase family protein, encoding MTLSTPDPFTPRLLVCDVLYTGMGGGHAPGGVVVVGGTVAATGDPAQLRASYPQARVEEVGGVIAPPPVNAHTHLDMSAYAFQALPYFRWLPEVVIAQRGQRGVAGALAGADELTRLGAGGVGDIVWSGEVMDALLAREDLRGVLYFEVLGTFAQKADEIFAEMRRRVEAWRRLERPGGPRVGLTPHTPYTVSHRLMKLVTDYAAGEGLPLQIHVAEHPSEPELFATGAGPLWDHRLLPFWPETFAEVIGREPEPGLTPVRYLDDLGVLAAKPTLIHLVNVTPDDIARVARAGCAVVSCPRSNHHLECGTFPWTAFAAAGVDIALGTDSVASGEGLDVRDEVAFARGLYPALDPRMLVRAAVKGGGRVLGLPAPFLRRGEAWSEDYRWNLDA